In a single window of the Candidatus Atribacteria bacterium genome:
- a CDS encoding type II secretion system protein yields the protein MIQSINRTKGYTLIELMVVVGIIALLLGLSFKGIFNLMEWSKLNRAAALLSAELKNTQTRAFYEGEYYKVQFWPILERYRIYKQTELIDDIILEDVDLFNTNFTNDNVYFYPNGVPGQGGTVTLQNKRGKNLYVIMTPVTARVRISPEPPENW from the coding sequence ATGATTCAGAGCATTAATCGTACAAAAGGTTACACTCTTATTGAGCTAATGGTGGTAGTAGGAATAATTGCCTTATTGCTTGGTCTTTCTTTTAAAGGAATATTTAATTTAATGGAATGGAGTAAACTAAATAGGGCAGCGGCACTTTTAAGTGCAGAATTAAAAAATACGCAAACGAGAGCATTTTATGAGGGAGAATATTACAAGGTACAATTTTGGCCGATATTGGAAAGATATAGAATTTATAAGCAAACCGAATTAATTGATGATATAATATTAGAAGATGTAGATTTATTTAATACTAATTTTACCAATGATAATGTATATTTCTACCCAAATGGAGTTCCCGGACAAGGCGGGACAGTTACTTTACAAAATAAAAGAGGTAAGAATCTTTACGTGATCATGACTCCGGTAACGGCCCGGGTACGAATCAGCCCGGAACCCCCGGAGAATTGGTAA